Proteins from a genomic interval of uncultured Desulfuromusa sp.:
- a CDS encoding NAD(P)(+) transhydrogenase (Re/Si-specific) subunit beta yields MALVLDFSIIAILFIGIWQFRDPLGAKHGNLTAAFALSLAFILVLYRNGVIDVATVVVSLLVGAIAGFYLARVVNMIQVPAMVAFQNGAGGVAAFLVSQVELTRTAHTLSLESQISGVLGLAIGAFTFSGSMVASAKLANKMRQSPQVLFHHNYFVFANGVALIGVGILSLNVPSSIATYLFILEILLGICFGILLSIRIGGADMPVLISSLNTTTGLAASLCGMVIESQLLIAFGATVAASGSILTYFMCKAMNRNIIKVIFPDYKPKKGSAVIPPIVATETHAVIDDEAWAVTALRMAKKVIIVPGYGMALAKAQEDVAALAAELMTMGKDVNYAIHPVAGRMPGHMNVLLAEVGVDYDMLVEMDSINAEFHTTDLVIIVGACDVVNPAAMEHEGTPISGMPILKAYEARKVICCNLDGNPGYSGVENPLYAQSNAVLLTGDAKLTVQSLLSSLMSVDPAPFDSSGADAADTTQDAIEVLTTAKNVVIIPGYGMALAKAQFKLVELAALLVQGGAQVKYAIHPVAGRMPGHMNVLLAEANVDYDDLLEMDEVNPLFAATDVALVVGACDVVNPAAIESEGTPISGMPILRAQDAKNIIVCNVDGNPGYSGVPNPLYANNKTILLLGDAKETTISLLTALQDKS; encoded by the coding sequence ATGGCACTGGTTCTCGATTTTTCTATTATAGCTATTCTCTTTATCGGCATCTGGCAGTTTCGCGATCCGCTCGGGGCGAAACATGGCAACCTGACCGCTGCGTTTGCACTGTCCTTGGCTTTCATTCTGGTGCTGTATCGTAATGGTGTTATTGATGTTGCTACCGTTGTCGTGTCGTTGCTGGTCGGGGCGATAGCTGGATTTTACCTGGCTCGGGTTGTCAATATGATCCAGGTTCCAGCTATGGTCGCTTTTCAGAATGGTGCTGGTGGTGTTGCGGCATTTTTAGTCTCGCAGGTGGAGTTGACCCGGACAGCTCATACGCTGAGTCTGGAGAGTCAGATCTCAGGTGTTCTTGGTCTTGCCATCGGAGCTTTTACCTTCAGTGGCAGTATGGTCGCCAGCGCCAAGCTCGCTAATAAAATGCGACAGTCACCCCAGGTCTTATTTCACCACAACTATTTCGTGTTTGCGAATGGCGTGGCTCTGATCGGTGTTGGTATCCTCTCGCTTAATGTTCCAAGCAGTATTGCCACGTATCTCTTCATTCTAGAGATCCTTCTTGGCATTTGTTTCGGTATCCTTCTTTCGATTCGTATCGGGGGAGCGGATATGCCGGTGTTGATTTCATCTCTGAATACCACGACGGGTCTGGCTGCCTCTTTGTGCGGCATGGTCATCGAAAGTCAACTGCTGATTGCTTTTGGCGCAACCGTTGCCGCCTCCGGATCTATCCTGACCTATTTTATGTGCAAGGCGATGAACCGCAATATTATCAAGGTGATATTTCCGGACTATAAACCGAAAAAAGGAAGTGCAGTCATTCCCCCGATAGTTGCCACTGAAACACATGCTGTCATCGATGACGAAGCTTGGGCCGTTACTGCCTTGCGGATGGCAAAAAAGGTCATTATTGTCCCAGGTTACGGTATGGCTCTGGCGAAAGCACAGGAAGATGTCGCTGCTCTTGCTGCTGAACTGATGACGATGGGTAAGGATGTTAACTATGCAATTCATCCTGTGGCGGGCCGTATGCCCGGACACATGAATGTCCTGTTGGCCGAAGTCGGTGTTGATTATGACATGCTGGTAGAGATGGATAGCATCAATGCTGAATTTCATACAACCGATCTTGTTATTATTGTCGGTGCTTGTGATGTCGTGAATCCGGCGGCGATGGAACATGAAGGAACCCCTATTTCAGGGATGCCGATTCTTAAGGCATATGAGGCCAGAAAAGTCATTTGCTGCAATCTCGATGGTAATCCCGGCTATTCAGGTGTTGAAAACCCGCTGTATGCACAAAGCAATGCGGTTTTGCTCACAGGCGATGCCAAATTGACGGTGCAGTCGCTGCTTTCTTCTTTAATGTCTGTAGACCCCGCGCCGTTTGATTCTTCTGGTGCCGATGCCGCTGACACGACCCAGGACGCAATTGAGGTTCTCACTACAGCAAAAAACGTCGTGATTATTCCTGGTTATGGGATGGCTCTGGCTAAGGCACAGTTCAAGCTGGTGGAATTGGCTGCATTATTGGTGCAAGGAGGGGCGCAGGTTAAATATGCGATCCATCCGGTTGCCGGAAGAATGCCCGGACATATGAACGTTTTGCTGGCAGAGGCGAATGTTGATTATGATGACTTACTGGAAATGGACGAGGTCAATCCTCTGTTTGCTGCAACGGATGTAGCTTTGGTTGTCGGAGCTTGCGATGTGGTCAATCCTGCGGCCATCGAAAGTGAAGGGACGCCTATCTCCGGAATGCCGATTTTGCGGGCTCAGGATGCCAAAAACATCATTGTTTGCAATGTTGATGGCAATCCGGGGTACTCCGGCGTTCCAAATCCTCTTTATGCCAACAACAAAACCATTCTTCTTTTGGGAGATGCCAAGGAAACAACGATAAGTCTTCTGACGGCACTGCAAGATAAAAGTTAA
- a CDS encoding Lrp/AsnC family transcriptional regulator, producing the protein MPRIPRKYQIDAIDHRILSALQKDGRLTYVQLAEKVKLSESACLRRVRLLEQNGIIDKYVMLIDQAAIGKPGNVFVRVTLEGQQQEKLQYFGKEIGKVKEVMECYLMSGDSDFLLRVIVRDNNDYMRLHNQLTSIPGVLRVQSSFALKTVVKKTEIPI; encoded by the coding sequence ATGCCACGGATTCCACGAAAATATCAAATAGATGCCATTGATCACAGAATTCTGTCTGCACTGCAAAAGGATGGGCGGCTGACTTATGTCCAGCTCGCAGAGAAGGTTAAACTCTCTGAATCTGCATGTTTGCGCCGGGTACGGCTACTGGAACAGAACGGAATTATAGACAAGTATGTGATGCTGATCGATCAGGCGGCCATCGGCAAGCCCGGAAATGTTTTTGTCAGAGTGACACTAGAGGGGCAACAACAGGAAAAACTGCAATATTTCGGCAAAGAGATCGGCAAGGTCAAGGAGGTCATGGAATGCTACCTGATGTCAGGAGACAGTGATTTTCTCTTACGGGTGATCGTTCGTGACAATAATGACTACATGCGCTTGCACAACCAACTGACCAGTATCCCGGGAGTTCTGAGGGTACAATCGTCCTTTGCACTTAAAACAGTGGTAAAGAAAACCGAAATACCTATCTAA
- a CDS encoding NAD(P) transhydrogenase subunit alpha — protein sequence MSNLLLMVVVFLAAFVLGYILISRIPPLLHTPLMSMTNAISAITLLAALILFSVPTTSGEKILGSIAIIAATFNVVGGFVISDRMLKFFKEK from the coding sequence ATGTCTAATCTGCTTTTGATGGTCGTGGTTTTCCTCGCAGCATTTGTCCTTGGCTACATCTTGATTTCTCGGATTCCCCCCCTGTTGCATACTCCTTTAATGTCCATGACCAATGCGATCTCCGCAATCACTCTGTTGGCGGCCCTCATTCTCTTCTCGGTTCCGACGACATCGGGAGAAAAAATCCTCGGTTCCATCGCTATCATTGCTGCGACTTTCAACGTCGTCGGCGGTTTTGTCATCTCCGATAGAATGCTGAAATTTTTTAAGGAAAAGTAG
- a CDS encoding sensor domain-containing diguanylate cyclase — MQMNYRVVVIIILLLVTLSISVSVINYMVMRQSTEESLVESSLPLTVDNIYTEIQKHIIEPNLVSSMMAHDTFVKDWLLHDEEDTLKIAKYLEAVKNKYGMFTTFLVSEESLKYYTSKGFIEKIDKDNPSNAWYFTFRDQQDSHEINLDYNPLLANSMIMFINHKILDAEYHVIGATGIGLKISYINDMLKRFRQQYHFKVLFLNEAGDVVLYERGITPMTHLQDIPELNALKDKIISKNGQILDYNIDGEAYLLNTKYIPELDLYLLVEAKVANFMTEVRHTFYLNLLVSLLATSLITVMIIMTIRGYQKKLEHFASFDSLTELPNRRAFNEQLNRHFLLQKRTPGPFSLLFFDIDNFKLINDSLGHQVGDQALRRIAEIIRENIRQTDLMARWGGEEFIIAFINSSVDTARIIAEKLRTCIEEDKALHAIAQGTVSASFGLSEYREDDKVDMLIKRTDDALYQAKATGKNKVVIC; from the coding sequence ATGCAGATGAATTACCGTGTTGTTGTTATTATCATTCTTTTATTGGTCACCCTTTCGATCAGCGTTTCTGTCATCAACTATATGGTGATGCGTCAATCGACGGAGGAGTCTCTGGTCGAAAGCTCCCTGCCGCTGACGGTCGATAATATTTATACGGAAATACAGAAACATATCATCGAACCTAACCTGGTTTCATCGATGATGGCTCATGATACTTTTGTCAAGGATTGGTTGCTCCATGATGAAGAAGACACGCTGAAGATCGCTAAATACCTGGAAGCTGTCAAAAACAAGTATGGTATGTTTACCACCTTTCTTGTCTCTGAAGAAAGTCTGAAGTACTATACTTCCAAAGGCTTTATCGAGAAAATTGACAAGGACAACCCAAGCAATGCCTGGTACTTTACCTTCAGAGATCAACAAGATTCCCACGAGATCAATCTGGATTACAATCCTCTTCTCGCAAACTCTATGATTATGTTCATCAATCATAAAATCCTGGATGCTGAATATCACGTCATTGGAGCAACGGGGATTGGACTGAAAATCTCCTACATCAATGATATGCTCAAGCGTTTTCGGCAGCAGTATCATTTCAAGGTCCTTTTCCTCAACGAAGCCGGTGATGTCGTCCTGTATGAGCGGGGGATAACGCCGATGACCCATCTTCAGGATATCCCGGAACTCAACGCTCTTAAGGATAAAATTATCAGTAAAAATGGTCAGATTCTTGATTATAATATTGATGGAGAAGCCTACCTGCTGAATACGAAGTATATTCCCGAACTTGATCTCTACTTGCTTGTCGAAGCGAAAGTGGCGAACTTTATGACGGAGGTGAGACACACGTTTTATTTAAACCTGCTTGTCTCGCTGTTGGCGACATCTCTGATTACGGTGATGATTATCATGACGATACGGGGTTATCAGAAAAAATTGGAGCACTTTGCCAGTTTTGATTCCCTGACGGAACTGCCCAACCGGAGAGCTTTTAATGAACAGCTGAATCGTCATTTCCTCCTTCAGAAAAGGACTCCCGGACCTTTTTCTCTGCTTTTTTTTGATATCGATAATTTCAAGCTGATCAATGATTCTCTCGGACATCAAGTCGGAGATCAGGCGTTGCGTCGTATCGCCGAAATTATTAGGGAAAATATCCGTCAGACAGATTTGATGGCGCGCTGGGGAGGGGAAGAATTCATTATTGCATTTATCAATAGCAGTGTTGATACGGCCCGTATTATTGCAGAAAAATTGAGAACCTGTATAGAGGAAGACAAGGCGCTTCATGCGATTGCCCAAGGCACTGTGAGTGCCAGTTTCGGATTGAGCGAATATCGAGAGGATGACAAAGTCGATATGCTGATTAAACGAACCGATGATGCACTCTATCAAGCCAAGGCTACGGGGAAAAACAAAGTTGTCATTTGTTAA
- the sfsA gene encoding DNA/RNA nuclease SfsA, with translation MNLPTPLFEGTLLRRYKRFFTDVELLDGTVVVAHTPNTGSMKQCAVPGSRVLVSTTDNPKRKLKYTLELIMVAGRWVDTHTQRTNRVVEEALRKNQIPSFVDFQVQPEYRFGESRIDFFLQKADEKVLIEVKNVTLCCRPETACFPDAVTTRGQKHLRELLGAKQQGYRAVIFFLVQRSEATEFSPADDIDPEYGRLLRHVVAEGVEVLAYKTIVTPEENRVGEPIPIVL, from the coding sequence ATGAATTTACCCACCCCTTTGTTTGAAGGGACGTTGTTGCGTCGTTATAAAAGGTTTTTTACGGATGTTGAGCTTTTGGATGGAACCGTTGTTGTTGCTCATACCCCTAATACCGGCAGTATGAAACAATGTGCAGTTCCCGGATCTCGTGTCTTGGTTTCGACAACAGATAATCCCAAACGCAAGCTGAAATATACCTTAGAGTTGATTATGGTCGCAGGTCGCTGGGTTGACACCCATACCCAGAGAACCAATCGGGTGGTTGAAGAGGCTTTACGCAAGAATCAGATTCCATCCTTTGTGGATTTTCAGGTGCAGCCGGAGTACCGGTTCGGGGAGAGCCGGATTGATTTTTTTCTCCAGAAAGCCGACGAAAAAGTTTTAATCGAAGTTAAAAATGTGACCCTTTGCTGCCGCCCGGAAACAGCATGTTTTCCGGATGCAGTCACGACCCGTGGACAGAAGCATTTGCGCGAATTGCTCGGTGCAAAACAACAAGGTTACCGTGCGGTTATTTTCTTTCTGGTCCAGCGTAGTGAAGCGACTGAGTTTTCTCCTGCCGATGATATTGATCCTGAATATGGACGATTGTTGCGTCACGTTGTTGCAGAGGGGGTGGAGGTGTTGGCTTATAAAACCATCGTGACGCCGGAAGAAAATCGGGTGGGAGAGCCGATTCCGATTGTTTTGTAA
- a CDS encoding GrpB family protein, producing MKVLPYENVNAEFKPWTENYLRVAESLIAFIRRDAFEVIHIGSTAAMVGGKGIIDLSLLYEKGCLSAAVNYLKSLGFQDQGSGKLFPDERPRKDGAVIYQGRKYYIHIHAIENGSEEHKKQLKFREYMLANASARTLYEQKKQSILAAGITDQKEYGEKKSPFVKSQLNQI from the coding sequence GTGAAAGTTTTACCGTATGAGAACGTTAACGCTGAGTTTAAGCCTTGGACAGAAAATTACCTGAGGGTTGCGGAGTCACTTATCGCGTTCATCCGGAGGGATGCGTTTGAAGTCATTCATATCGGTTCGACGGCGGCGATGGTTGGTGGAAAGGGGATTATTGATTTATCACTTTTATATGAAAAAGGATGTTTGTCCGCAGCTGTCAATTATCTGAAGTCGCTTGGCTTTCAGGATCAGGGCAGTGGCAAACTTTTTCCTGACGAGCGGCCCCGAAAAGATGGTGCCGTTATTTATCAAGGCAGAAAATATTATATTCATATCCATGCGATTGAAAATGGTAGTGAGGAGCATAAAAAACAGCTTAAGTTCAGAGAATATATGCTGGCAAATGCCTCCGCGCGAACTCTGTATGAACAGAAAAAACAGAGTATTCTGGCTGCAGGGATTACCGATCAAAAGGAATATGGTGAGAAGAAATCACCATTTGTTAAATCTCAATTGAATCAAATATAA
- a CDS encoding SLAC1 anion channel family protein: MKKSARLENFPIMMFAIVMGLSGLSIAYQKAAHLFHFTRLISDLLAGLTSAVFVAIAVTYIVKFFKYRAEVKEEFSHPVRINFFAAIPISLLLLSVMYHEINLQIAMGLWWVGMLLQGYLTLHTISFWINKNLEIQFSNPAWFIPIVGNVLVPVGGVDIVNRDFLMYFFAVGIFFWVILLTIILNRIIFHNLLAQKFMPTLFIFIAPPAVGTISYVKLTGEFDLFASFLFNIGLFFTLLLLFMYKNFIKLEFFISWWAFTFPLTAMTIAAILAHHMTGSVFCYFASIGLLALATCVVVFVAYKTVYHMLKKEICVME, encoded by the coding sequence ATGAAAAAATCTGCAAGGTTGGAAAATTTCCCAATTATGATGTTTGCTATAGTTATGGGGCTGTCCGGGCTGAGTATCGCTTATCAGAAAGCCGCCCATCTTTTCCACTTCACCCGTCTTATTTCCGACCTGCTTGCAGGTTTGACGAGTGCGGTGTTTGTCGCCATTGCTGTGACCTATATTGTAAAATTTTTTAAATATCGGGCAGAGGTTAAGGAAGAGTTTTCCCATCCGGTCAGGATCAATTTTTTTGCTGCCATTCCGATATCTTTACTGTTGTTATCGGTGATGTATCATGAAATAAATCTTCAGATTGCTATGGGATTATGGTGGGTTGGGATGTTGTTGCAGGGCTATTTGACATTACATACGATCAGTTTCTGGATCAATAAAAATCTTGAAATTCAATTTTCTAATCCGGCCTGGTTTATCCCGATTGTTGGCAATGTTCTCGTGCCTGTCGGAGGTGTTGATATTGTCAATCGTGATTTTTTAATGTATTTTTTTGCAGTAGGAATATTCTTCTGGGTCATATTGCTGACCATCATCTTAAACCGCATCATCTTTCATAATCTTCTGGCCCAAAAATTTATGCCGACCCTGTTTATCTTTATTGCACCGCCGGCGGTTGGAACCATTTCGTATGTCAAGCTGACGGGTGAATTTGATCTGTTTGCCAGCTTTTTATTCAATATCGGTCTGTTTTTTACTCTACTGCTCTTGTTTATGTATAAAAACTTCATCAAGCTTGAATTTTTTATCTCCTGGTGGGCTTTCACTTTCCCGCTAACGGCGATGACCATCGCTGCTATTCTGGCACACCATATGACGGGATCTGTATTCTGCTATTTTGCTTCTATCGGTTTGCTCGCTCTGGCGACTTGCGTTGTGGTTTTTGTGGCCTACAAGACGGTTTATCACATGTTAAAAAAAGAAATTTGTGTTATGGAGTAA
- a CDS encoding fatty acid--CoA ligase has protein sequence MSDNLIQRTASAYTYPLLIKNLLQAPAVSDPQQEIVYRDQARFTYAEFRQRVCKLANTLTDIGVQPGDTVAVMDWDSHRYLECFYAIPMLGAVLHTVNIRLSPEQILYTIDHAEDDYILVNEEFLPLLDQIKGRIDTVKEYILLQDGQQQPETTLTFAGEYESLLAESSDHYNFPDFDESTRATTFYTTGTTGMPKGVYFSHRQLVLHTLAGMAALGTVVHHGRFHQQDVYMPITPMFHVHAWGVPYIATSLGIKQVYPGKYTPEMLLKLIEKEKVTFSHCVPTILHLLINHHLFNEIDLSNWKVLIGGAALPKAMCRIAMQKGIDIYSGYGMSETCPVLTIAHVADDHLSDEEELDIRCKTGRPIPLVDIKIVDEQMETVPVDGQSVGEIVVRAPWLSQGYLKDQRNSENLWRGGYLHTGDVATRDKNNYFKITDRIKDVIKIGGEWISSLEVEDLLAAYPGVGEVAVISLPDEKWGEKPLALIVKKPECEIKEKELIQYIRNFIDKGIISKQIILLKIKFVETIDKTSIGKINKRLLREKYMKQS, from the coding sequence ATGTCCGATAATCTGATTCAGCGCACTGCGTCAGCATATACTTACCCTCTCTTGATAAAAAATCTGTTGCAAGCTCCCGCAGTCAGCGACCCGCAGCAAGAAATTGTGTACCGTGATCAAGCTCGCTTCACTTATGCCGAATTCAGACAAAGAGTTTGCAAGTTAGCCAATACATTAACAGATATCGGGGTTCAACCCGGCGATACTGTGGCAGTCATGGATTGGGACAGTCATCGTTATCTGGAATGCTTTTATGCCATTCCGATGTTGGGAGCGGTCCTGCATACCGTAAATATTCGGCTATCACCCGAGCAGATTCTTTACACCATCGACCATGCGGAGGATGACTACATTCTTGTCAATGAAGAATTTCTCCCCCTTCTTGATCAGATAAAAGGGCGGATCGATACAGTCAAGGAATATATCCTGCTCCAGGATGGCCAACAGCAACCGGAAACGACCCTTACTTTTGCTGGGGAATACGAGAGCCTGCTGGCAGAGAGCAGCGATCATTACAACTTTCCGGATTTTGATGAAAGCACGCGAGCGACAACATTTTATACAACCGGCACCACAGGAATGCCCAAAGGCGTCTATTTCAGTCACCGACAACTGGTACTGCACACTCTGGCCGGAATGGCGGCATTAGGAACAGTTGTCCACCACGGAAGATTCCACCAGCAAGACGTCTATATGCCGATTACTCCCATGTTCCATGTACATGCCTGGGGCGTTCCCTATATCGCAACATCTCTTGGTATAAAACAAGTTTATCCGGGCAAATACACTCCCGAGATGCTGCTCAAGTTGATCGAAAAAGAAAAAGTAACCTTCTCTCACTGTGTTCCAACCATCCTCCATCTGCTGATAAATCATCATCTCTTTAATGAAATAGATCTGTCCAACTGGAAAGTTCTGATCGGTGGTGCAGCGTTACCCAAAGCGATGTGTAGAATTGCAATGCAAAAGGGGATTGATATCTATTCTGGTTACGGTATGTCGGAAACCTGCCCCGTCCTGACCATCGCGCATGTGGCTGACGACCATCTGAGTGATGAAGAAGAATTGGATATCCGCTGCAAGACCGGGCGGCCAATACCACTGGTTGACATTAAAATTGTTGATGAACAAATGGAAACCGTTCCAGTTGATGGCCAGAGTGTTGGTGAGATTGTTGTCCGTGCTCCCTGGTTGTCTCAGGGGTATTTGAAAGACCAGCGCAACTCTGAAAACCTCTGGCGCGGCGGATATCTCCATACCGGCGATGTCGCTACCAGAGACAAAAATAATTACTTCAAAATCACCGACCGGATCAAAGATGTCATTAAGATTGGTGGTGAATGGATCTCATCTCTTGAGGTTGAAGATCTGCTTGCGGCGTATCCGGGAGTTGGAGAAGTCGCCGTTATCAGTCTGCCGGATGAAAAGTGGGGAGAGAAACCTCTGGCATTGATTGTGAAAAAGCCTGAGTGTGAGATCAAAGAAAAAGAATTAATTCAATATATCCGGAACTTTATTGACAAAGGGATCATTTCAAAACAAATTATTCTTTTGAAAATCAAGTTTGTCGAAACTATCGATAAAACCAGCATTGGCAAAATCAATAAAAGACTATTGCGGGAAAAGTATATGAAGCAAAGCTAA
- a CDS encoding FAD-dependent oxidoreductase, with amino-acid sequence MKKIVIIGGGPAGRLIVHAIHKSHQKFDITLIKDEEINANRCAVPYGISDNKPVDKFCIPNTLVTDFGAKLVIDYVASIDKDEQSVKTTTGQKFSYDYLVIATGSQPLIPPIPNIDLKNIVNVRSKTDMEQMREFAKQYKKCVVVGGGYIGIEVAVVMKKLGIEVSVVEMQPHVLQTTMDNDFAETIEAHIIDNGVRVFNNTQVTAFEGRDGNVSGVVLDNGDVLPTDFVIVSVGVKPNISLAEKTGIATSRFGIVTNEYMETNIKNIYSAGDCAEKKSFVTGNPTLGEFGTNAVFMAKTIAANILGDQTAFPGIINANASSAFAYTFGSAGLIAKAAEREGLDYVIGESEVMDMYPMMDGMSMIHTKLVFDKGSRKLIGGSVLRKGHCVAANVDFISFAIQMGATIEDILKYQYATHPELAAKPSDNTYMFAAQDALKKL; translated from the coding sequence ATGAAAAAGATCGTGATTATTGGCGGTGGACCGGCGGGTCGTCTGATTGTTCATGCAATACACAAGTCTCATCAGAAATTTGACATTACCCTGATCAAAGATGAAGAAATCAACGCCAATCGCTGTGCTGTTCCCTATGGAATTTCCGACAACAAACCCGTTGATAAATTCTGTATTCCCAACACCCTGGTTACAGATTTTGGCGCTAAGCTGGTCATTGATTACGTTGCCTCTATTGATAAAGATGAACAATCGGTTAAAACCACAACGGGTCAGAAATTCAGCTACGACTATCTTGTTATAGCAACCGGGTCACAGCCTCTCATTCCACCGATTCCAAACATAGATCTGAAAAATATTGTCAATGTCCGCTCAAAGACGGATATGGAACAGATGCGCGAATTTGCCAAACAATATAAAAAATGTGTGGTTGTCGGGGGCGGCTATATCGGCATTGAAGTTGCCGTGGTGATGAAAAAACTGGGCATTGAGGTCTCTGTCGTAGAAATGCAACCTCATGTCCTGCAGACAACGATGGATAATGATTTTGCCGAAACAATTGAGGCCCATATCATCGACAACGGAGTCAGAGTTTTTAACAACACCCAAGTCACTGCGTTTGAAGGGCGAGACGGCAATGTTTCCGGTGTGGTTCTAGACAACGGCGATGTTCTTCCGACTGATTTTGTCATTGTTTCGGTCGGGGTTAAACCAAACATTTCCCTGGCAGAAAAAACCGGAATAGCAACCTCGAGATTTGGTATCGTGACTAACGAATACATGGAAACAAATATAAAGAATATCTATTCCGCAGGGGATTGTGCTGAGAAAAAATCTTTTGTAACCGGCAATCCAACCCTGGGTGAATTCGGAACCAATGCGGTCTTCATGGCAAAAACTATCGCAGCAAATATCCTTGGCGATCAAACCGCATTCCCGGGAATTATCAATGCCAATGCTTCCAGTGCCTTTGCATACACGTTTGGCTCAGCCGGTCTTATTGCAAAAGCAGCGGAACGTGAAGGATTGGATTACGTGATTGGCGAATCAGAAGTTATGGATATGTACCCGATGATGGATGGCATGAGCATGATCCACACCAAGCTGGTGTTTGACAAAGGATCCAGAAAACTGATTGGGGGTTCAGTCCTGAGAAAAGGGCATTGTGTCGCAGCCAATGTCGATTTTATTTCCTTTGCCATTCAAATGGGGGCGACAATTGAAGATATTTTAAAATATCAGTATGCAACCCATCCGGAGTTGGCAGCCAAACCTTCTGACAACACCTACATGTTTGCAGCTCAGGATGCGTTGAAGAAACTGTAG
- a CDS encoding NAD(P) transhydrogenase subunit alpha, giving the protein MLIAIPKEILSAEKRVAVTPDIVKKYIDLGFTVSVETGAGEGVFISDSDYQNAGATITHDVEKMCAEADVVLKVKQPIFNEQKNKHEVDMYRDDSILITFLHPAAPGSHEMVRRLQKKNITALTMDSIPRISRAQRMDALSSMSAVTGYKSVVMAADTLPVFIPMIGTAIGTVKPATFLVIGAGVVGLQAIATAKRLGAVVKVLDIRKTATVEGDSLGGKVIDFDIPQELVTGRGGYAKSLDRDWLEKEQQLISSILKDIDVVILSALVPGEVAPLLITAEMVATMKPGSVIIDVSVDQGGNCALTEPGAFIQKHGVNICGIQNIPGRMAVHSSWLYANNLYYFVENLFKKGIDTLDLDDEIVNSSLVTYRSEIVHEGALKAMK; this is encoded by the coding sequence ATGTTGATCGCAATACCTAAAGAAATCTTATCTGCCGAAAAACGGGTGGCAGTGACTCCCGATATCGTCAAGAAATATATTGATCTGGGGTTTACTGTGAGTGTCGAAACCGGAGCGGGTGAAGGGGTCTTCATCTCGGATAGCGATTACCAGAATGCTGGGGCGACGATTACTCATGATGTTGAGAAAATGTGTGCCGAGGCCGATGTTGTTCTCAAAGTTAAGCAGCCCATTTTCAACGAACAGAAGAATAAGCACGAAGTGGACATGTATCGTGATGACAGTATCCTGATTACCTTTCTCCACCCCGCAGCTCCGGGAAGTCATGAGATGGTCAGACGTTTACAGAAAAAGAACATAACGGCGTTGACCATGGACAGTATCCCCAGAATTTCACGTGCCCAAAGAATGGACGCTTTATCTTCAATGAGTGCTGTGACCGGGTATAAATCCGTGGTTATGGCTGCCGACACTCTACCGGTATTTATCCCCATGATCGGGACGGCGATTGGAACTGTCAAGCCGGCAACTTTTCTGGTCATTGGGGCTGGTGTTGTCGGTTTGCAAGCTATCGCCACAGCAAAGCGCCTTGGTGCCGTGGTGAAAGTTCTTGATATTCGTAAAACTGCAACTGTTGAGGGTGACAGTCTTGGGGGTAAGGTTATCGATTTTGATATCCCGCAGGAATTAGTCACTGGTCGCGGTGGTTATGCCAAGTCCTTGGATCGTGATTGGCTTGAGAAAGAGCAGCAGCTCATTTCCAGTATTCTCAAGGATATTGATGTGGTTATTCTCAGCGCACTGGTGCCGGGTGAAGTTGCTCCGCTTCTGATCACGGCAGAGATGGTTGCAACGATGAAGCCCGGTTCGGTTATTATTGATGTCTCCGTCGATCAGGGAGGAAACTGTGCACTGACAGAGCCTGGAGCTTTTATTCAGAAGCACGGGGTCAATATCTGCGGCATCCAGAATATCCCTGGAAGGATGGCGGTTCACTCCAGTTGGCTGTATGCCAACAATCTGTACTATTTTGTGGAAAATCTCTTTAAGAAGGGGATTGATACACTTGATCTTGACGATGAAATTGTTAACAGCTCCCTTGTCACCTATCGGTCGGAAATTGTCCATGAAGGCGCTCTCAAGGCCATGAAATAG